From Pongo pygmaeus isolate AG05252 chromosome 22, NHGRI_mPonPyg2-v2.0_pri, whole genome shotgun sequence, one genomic window encodes:
- the LOC129022260 gene encoding LOW QUALITY PROTEIN: large ribosomal subunit protein bL20m-like (The sequence of the model RefSeq protein was modified relative to this genomic sequence to represent the inferred CDS: deleted 1 base in 1 codon), producing the protein MLELNEGYNPLITCDAQQNGGRAAPVLLRIRDAGPRASWSSSPLRNRVTYRYWRIQEVLKHAKHFRGGTGCGRNCCYRLAVRAGTLAFVKCTKTGNLKKRIMKTLWINRITAATQEHGPKYLAFTGNLIKCQVERHKKVLADLAVYEPKTFTSLAALANRRRQEEFAAALGDRKAAFFSRMVQHR; encoded by the exons ATGTTGGAGCTGAACGAAGGTTACAACCCTCTGATCACATG CGACGCCCAGCAAAACGGCGGCCGCGCAGCGCCTGTGTTGTTGAGGATCCGGGACGCTGGCCCGCGGGCGTCTTGGTCTTCCTCACCGCTGCGAAATCGCGTCACCTACCGCTACTGGCGGATTCAGGAGGTGCTGAAGCACGCCAAGCACTTCCGG GGGGGAACGGGGTGCGGGAGAAATTGCTGCTACAGGTTGGCGGTCAGAGCCGGGACTCTAGCCTTTGTGAAATGCACCAAAACCGGAAACCTGAAGAAGAGGATCATGAAGACCCTCTGGATTAATCGAATTACAGCTGCTACCCAGGAACACGGCCCGAAGTACCTAGCGTTCACTGGCAATTTAATTAAGTGCCAGGTGGAGCGCCACAAGAAAGTCCTAGCGGATCTGGCTGTCTATGAACCAAAGACTTTTACATCTTTGGCTGCGTTGGCCAATAGGAGGCGACAGGAAGAATTTGCTGCTGCCTTGGGAGATAGGAAGGCagcatttttttccagaatggTACAGCACCGCTGA